A region from the Pseudomonas cucumis genome encodes:
- a CDS encoding slipin family protein gives MGLQLGFSALLLLLIALAGSAFRILREYERGVVFQLGRFWQVKGPGLILLIPAVQQMVRVDLRTVVLDVPAQDVITRDNVSVKVNAVLYFRVLDPQRAIIQVEDFLMATSQLAQTTLRAVLGKHELDELLAERERLNVDIQQVLDAQTDAWGIKVANVEIKHVDLNESMIRAIAKQAEAERERRAKVIHAEGELQASEKLMQAAEMLGRQPGAMQLRYMQTLSSIAGDKSSTIVFPLPIELLKGMADLSSKP, from the coding sequence ATGGGTCTGCAACTGGGTTTTTCCGCGCTCCTGTTATTGCTGATTGCACTGGCGGGATCGGCCTTCCGTATCCTGCGCGAATACGAACGCGGCGTGGTGTTCCAGCTCGGGCGCTTCTGGCAAGTCAAAGGCCCTGGCCTGATTTTGCTGATTCCAGCAGTTCAGCAAATGGTTCGCGTCGACTTGCGTACCGTGGTGCTCGACGTACCGGCGCAAGACGTGATCACCCGCGACAACGTCTCGGTCAAGGTCAATGCGGTGCTGTATTTCCGCGTGCTCGATCCGCAAAGGGCGATCATTCAGGTCGAAGACTTTCTCATGGCCACCAGCCAACTGGCGCAGACCACATTGCGGGCGGTGCTCGGTAAACATGAACTCGATGAATTGCTGGCCGAACGGGAACGCTTGAACGTCGACATCCAGCAAGTGCTCGATGCGCAAACTGACGCCTGGGGCATCAAGGTGGCCAACGTCGAGATCAAGCACGTGGACCTCAACGAATCGATGATTCGCGCCATCGCCAAACAGGCCGAGGCCGAACGGGAACGTCGGGCCAAGGTGATCCACGCCGAAGGCGAATTGCAGGCCTCGGAAAAACTCATGCAGGCTGCCGAAATGCTCGGCCGCCAACCGGGGGCCATGCAATTACGTTACATGCAGACGCTGAGTTCGATTGCCGGGGACAAGAGTTCGACCATCGTCTTCCCGCTGCCGATCGAGTTGCTCAAAGGGATGGCGGATTTGTCGTCAAAACCCTAA
- a CDS encoding sulfotransferase family protein has protein sequence MERLNLEGWLPIRVWQEVGQWQVDWCWFGDTRLHQPFFRDAVEDALRLPFNQAFRRKTALSTLVDWQACSPGLAPSAFIFHASRCGSTLISQMLAQLDNHVVISEPPPLDALLRSDLPAVERRAAIKGLLSAYGQRRLGVEQRLVIKLDAWNIGELPLLRECFPETPWLFLYRDPLEIAVSHLRRPGMHMVPGMIGASVLDEEFPFSSREDYIARRLGRLLASGLAQCLAFGGLAVNYSELPQAMAGRLATFFALDIEQRRQVFTAVGQHAKQSSQVFVDDRDGKRREASVLLRERVEHWTREPYEALEKDRSLHLLQWPGVHL, from the coding sequence ATGGAGCGCCTGAACCTCGAAGGCTGGTTGCCGATCCGCGTCTGGCAAGAGGTCGGGCAATGGCAAGTCGACTGGTGCTGGTTCGGTGACACGCGCCTGCATCAGCCGTTTTTTCGTGATGCTGTGGAAGACGCGCTGCGACTGCCGTTCAATCAGGCGTTTCGCCGGAAAACGGCATTGTCGACCCTTGTTGACTGGCAGGCTTGCAGTCCCGGCCTGGCCCCAAGTGCCTTTATCTTTCACGCCTCCCGCTGCGGCTCAACCCTGATCAGCCAGATGTTGGCGCAACTCGATAACCACGTTGTCATCAGCGAACCACCGCCGCTGGATGCGTTGCTGCGCAGTGATTTGCCCGCCGTTGAGCGCCGTGCCGCCATCAAAGGGTTGCTGTCTGCCTACGGGCAACGTCGGCTTGGCGTGGAGCAACGGCTGGTGATCAAACTCGACGCCTGGAACATTGGTGAACTGCCGTTGTTGCGCGAATGCTTCCCCGAAACACCGTGGTTGTTTCTTTATCGCGATCCATTGGAAATCGCCGTCTCGCATCTGCGTCGCCCGGGCATGCACATGGTGCCGGGGATGATCGGGGCGAGCGTGCTGGATGAGGAGTTTCCGTTCAGCAGCCGTGAGGATTACATCGCCCGGAGATTGGGGCGGTTGCTGGCATCGGGGTTGGCGCAATGCCTGGCGTTTGGCGGCCTGGCGGTGAACTACAGCGAACTGCCGCAGGCCATGGCGGGGCGTTTGGCAACGTTCTTTGCGTTGGATATCGAGCAACGCAGGCAAGTGTTTACGGCGGTGGGGCAACATGCCAAGCAGTCGTCGCAAGTGTTTGTCGATGATCGCGATGGCAAGCGTCGTGAAGCCTCGGTGCTGCTTCGTGAGCGGGTGGAACACTGGACGCGCGAGCCTTATGAGGCATTGGAAAAGGATCGCAGCCTTCACCTCCTACAATGGCCCGGCGTACACCTGTAG
- a CDS encoding NfeD family protein produces the protein MSIRCCAMALLLALSGSVFAADTVILLVPNPIGIWLITFGIAFLIAEAVLPNYGVVGLGGLVMFVLGAVILTNAELPVPLMIGLGLISALLLTFLLIRALKTRPRRNVSGDDELLGSVTQVTSLQAGSAYFGWVHLQGEQWQILSATPLHPGQQVRVVARKGLLLEVAAADAAPA, from the coding sequence GTGAGCATTCGTTGTTGTGCCATGGCGCTGCTGCTGGCCTTGAGCGGATCGGTTTTCGCAGCGGACACCGTCATCTTGCTGGTTCCCAACCCTATCGGGATCTGGCTGATCACGTTCGGCATTGCGTTTCTGATCGCCGAGGCGGTCTTGCCCAATTACGGCGTGGTCGGTCTGGGCGGCCTTGTGATGTTCGTGCTCGGCGCGGTGATTCTGACCAACGCCGAGCTCCCTGTTCCCTTGATGATCGGTTTGGGGCTGATCAGCGCACTGCTGCTGACTTTCCTGCTGATCCGCGCCCTGAAAACCCGACCGCGCCGCAACGTCAGCGGCGACGACGAATTGCTGGGCAGTGTGACGCAGGTAACGTCGTTGCAGGCTGGTAGTGCTTATTTCGGTTGGGTGCACTTGCAAGGCGAGCAATGGCAGATATTGAGCGCAACACCGCTGCATCCGGGACAACAGGTCCGGGTGGTGGCACGCAAGGGGCTACTGCTGGAAGTGGCCGCGGCTGACGCGGCGCCCGCATAA